The proteins below are encoded in one region of Bacteroidales bacterium:
- a CDS encoding cytidine deaminase, which produces MKNIEFKTIIQEYESVDCLPEKDKALVLKAIEATKASYAPYSKFHVGAAVRLQNDVDVIGSNQENIAYPSGLCAERVALFAASTQYPGVPIEAIAITAFSDDFEVNFPVTPCGSCRQVLSEYEHIYGKQIRIIMHGHKSKVLIAEKVEDLLPLSFKTDGLKK; this is translated from the coding sequence TTGAAAAATATAGAATTTAAAACAATTATACAGGAATACGAATCCGTTGATTGTTTACCGGAAAAGGATAAAGCTCTTGTTCTGAAGGCTATTGAAGCTACCAAGGCTTCTTATGCTCCGTATTCTAAGTTTCATGTTGGTGCTGCTGTACGTTTGCAAAATGATGTTGATGTTATCGGCAGTAACCAGGAAAATATTGCATATCCTTCGGGCTTATGTGCCGAGCGGGTTGCCCTATTTGCTGCATCTACGCAATATCCCGGCGTTCCTATCGAAGCTATTGCAATTACTGCATTCTCTGATGATTTTGAAGTGAATTTTCCGGTAACACCATGCGGTTCATGCAGGCAAGTGCTTTCGGAATACGAACATATTTATGGCAAGCAGATTAGAATAATTATGCATGGCCATAAAAGCAAAGTACTGATTGCTGAAAAAGTAGAAGACCTGCTGCCGCTGAGCTTTAAAACCGATGGGTTAAAGAAATAA
- a CDS encoding glycosyltransferase family protein, producing the protein MKSKKNILICPLDWGLGHATRCVPIIKECIHQGANVILAASNRPLAFLKKEFPNLTFIDFPGYNIKYPENGKMVFSMLKSAPGILKAIKNEKKILEKIIHDYNIDIVISDNRFGLQSKDAYCIYITHQVMIKCPPSLSFLEKYLYKIHRSYIKKYDECWIPDFANGINLSGDLSHKYPAHKNTFFIQPLSRFNLLKPEEKKSDKKYDVIVVLSGPEPQRSIFEEIVLEQAKTMNHIKFLFVRGITEEVQDIKQKENISMVSHLETEALRKAMIESGLIICRPGYSSIMDIVKLNKNAVFVPTPGQTEQLYLAGYFLSRNIFYSTNQEDFNLDNCLLKSYYYKGIGLIYNSNILSERLNFLLNQ; encoded by the coding sequence TTGAAATCAAAAAAAAACATATTAATCTGTCCGCTTGATTGGGGTCTTGGTCATGCCACCCGCTGTGTGCCAATTATAAAAGAATGTATACATCAAGGAGCAAATGTCATTCTTGCGGCAAGCAACCGACCATTAGCCTTTCTGAAAAAAGAATTTCCAAATTTAACCTTCATTGACTTTCCCGGATACAATATAAAATACCCGGAAAACGGGAAAATGGTATTCTCTATGCTTAAATCAGCGCCGGGAATATTGAAAGCAATTAAAAATGAAAAGAAAATACTTGAAAAAATTATTCATGATTATAATATCGATATTGTAATATCTGATAACCGGTTTGGATTGCAAAGTAAAGACGCATATTGCATTTACATAACACACCAGGTTATGATAAAATGCCCACCATCACTTAGTTTCCTGGAAAAATACCTATATAAAATACATCGTTCATATATTAAAAAATACGACGAATGCTGGATCCCTGATTTTGCAAATGGAATAAATCTTTCAGGTGATTTATCACATAAATATCCTGCTCATAAAAACACTTTTTTTATACAACCGCTTAGTCGATTCAACCTGTTAAAGCCGGAAGAAAAAAAATCGGATAAAAAATATGATGTGATTGTTGTTCTTTCCGGACCCGAGCCACAACGAAGTATATTTGAAGAAATCGTCCTGGAGCAGGCAAAAACAATGAACCATATTAAATTTCTTTTTGTCAGAGGAATCACTGAAGAAGTACAGGATATAAAACAAAAGGAAAATATAAGCATGGTTTCACACCTTGAAACGGAAGCATTGCGAAAAGCAATGATTGAATCCGGATTGATTATATGCAGGCCCGGATATTCAAGCATCATGGATATTGTGAAGCTGAATAAAAATGCTGTTTTCGTTCCTACGCCCGGTCAAACAGAACAGCTATACCTTGCAGGATATTTTCTTTCCAGAAATATTTTCTATAGTACGAACCAGGAAGATTTCAACCTCGATAACTGTTTGTTAAAATCCTACTATTATAAAGGCATTGGGTTGATATATAATTCGAATATTCTTTCCGAAAGGTTAAATTTTTTGCTCAATCAATGA
- a CDS encoding GtrA family protein, whose product MFSFLSEDNIYKFIKFGVVGCSGMVIDFGLTYLFKEIVKIQKYIANTIGFCTAATTNFFLNRIWTFHSTDPAITYQFCKFFFISLIGLGINTFVLWILVSKYNKNFYLSKLFAIGIVLIWNFFINLYFTF is encoded by the coding sequence ATGTTTTCTTTTCTTTCAGAAGATAATATATACAAATTCATAAAATTTGGAGTTGTAGGATGTTCAGGAATGGTAATCGATTTCGGGCTTACTTATCTTTTTAAAGAAATTGTAAAAATTCAAAAATATATAGCAAACACAATAGGTTTTTGCACCGCAGCAACAACAAATTTTTTCCTGAATCGGATCTGGACATTTCACAGTACTGACCCTGCAATTACCTACCAGTTTTGTAAATTTTTCTTTATAAGTCTTATCGGACTTGGCATTAACACTTTTGTTCTGTGGATACTTGTAAGTAAATACAACAAGAATTTTTATCTGTCAAAACTTTTTGCTATTGGTATAGTTTTGATCTGGAATTTTTTTATAAATCTTTACTTTACTTTTTAA